A stretch of the Helicoverpa zea isolate HzStark_Cry1AcR chromosome 29, ilHelZeax1.1, whole genome shotgun sequence genome encodes the following:
- the LOC124644108 gene encoding serine protease snake-like — MDYYVYVILNVIFISASVFCEDLYEGSECTSDNGLKGTCVDIFKCMQYVEDLQKRRYPQICSYEVEKPIVCCSDCKLVNDTRNVLVDATGLHYYKTGVKAYDKCLEYILDEASCDLWGGVRKYLDEDQGCYGYTDVAVLAVAKGMDVERGEYPHMALLGFGDAVETAEWLCGGSLISHRFVLTAAHCMSSRSAGPVSYIALGILKRSDPPETWQIYGVKRIIPHPGYKAPSKYHDIALLLTDRWVQFSRYVLPACLHTEEIDASEATATGWGALGNRQGLSDTLQSVVLSAYSEEECSSFYPPHRHLVNGYNHTTQMCYGDKDDTRDTCEGDSGGPLQIRSSISSCASTIIGITSNGKPCGQPGSSGVYTRVSYYVPWIESIVW, encoded by the exons atGGATTATTATGTTTACGttattttaaatgtgatatttatTAGTGCTAGTGTATTTTGCGAGGATTTATATGAAG gGTCAGAGTGTACATCCGATAATGGTCTAAAAGGTACATGTGTAGATATATTCAAATGTATGCAGTACGTAGAAGATTTGCAGAAAAGGCGGTACCCACAAATATGTTCTTACGAGGTGGAGAAACCTATAGTATGCTGTTCAGATTGCAAGCTTGTAAACGATACGAG AAATGTCCTAGTGGATGCAACCGGCTTACATTATTACAAAACAGGGGTGAAAGCTTATGACA AATGCCTGGAGTATATTCTGGATGAGGCCTCTTGTGACCTTTGGGGAGGAGTCAGGAAGTACCTCGATGAAGATCAAGGATGCTATGGTTATACAGATGTCGCAGTTCTGGCCGTGGCTAAAGGAATGGACGTTGAGAGAGGAGAATACCCTCATATG GCACTGCTGGGTTTCGGAGATGCAGTGGAGACGGCAGAGTGGCTGTGTGGTGGAAGCCTCATCAGCCATAGATTTGTGCTCACAGCTGCGCACTGCATGTCCAGCCGATCAGC AGGTCCAGTAAGCTACATAGCGCTTGGAATTCTGAAAAGGTCTGACCCACCGGAAACTTGGCAAATCTACGGAGTGAAGCGCATCATACCACATCCAGGATATAAAGCACCTTCCAAGTACCATGATATAGCACTTCTGCTCACTGATAGATG GGTGCAGTTTTCCCGATACGTGTTACCAGCATGCCTGCATACAGAAGAAATTGATGCATCAGAGGCGACCGCGACGGGTTGGGGCGCCCTAGGCAACCGGCAGGGCTTGTCTGATACCCTACAAAGC GTGGTTCTCAGCGCATACAGTGAGGAAGAATGCTCATCATTCTATCCCCCTCACAGACACCTCGTGAATGGTTACAACCATACAACGCAGATGTGTTACGGAGATAAAGACGACACCAGAGATACATGTGAG GGTGACAGCGGAGGTCCTCTTCAGATCCGGTCTTCAATATCATCATGTGCCTCCACGATCATAGGTATTACTTCAAACGGGAAACCATGTGGACAGCCCGGTAGCTCCGGGGTTTACACCCGGGTGTCATACTATGTGCCCTGGATCGAAAGCATCGTCTGGTAA
- the LOC124644220 gene encoding uncharacterized protein LOC124644220 yields MGVLRNKSFEDERQRRLERPPSREIEEGPRASGSGPMPVVPRGRATEPQPLPPSMEDMDKYMEYLHEMIKKPHSPEEIEDLNRVFRQTFNEMKELLEYAKNKYK; encoded by the exons ATGGGGGTTCTAAGGAACAA AAGCTTCGAGGACGAACGCCAGCGCCGCCTCGAGAGACCTCCAAGCCGGGAGATAGAAGAAGGACCCCGCGCTTCAGGGTCAGGACCCATGCCTGTGGTTCCTCGCGGCCGAGCCACCGAACCGCAGCCCCTTCCTCCATCCATGGAAGATATGGACAAATACATGGAGTATCTCCATGAGATGATCAAGAAACCTCACAGTCCTGAGGAGATTGAGGACCTGAACCGGGTCTTCCGTCAGACCTTCAATGAAATGAAGGAGCTACTTGAATACGCCAAAAACAAGTACAAGTAA